One part of the Coffea eugenioides isolate CCC68of chromosome 10, Ceug_1.0, whole genome shotgun sequence genome encodes these proteins:
- the LOC113750807 gene encoding uncharacterized protein LOC113750807, with amino-acid sequence MDCCMFNHWGSVWIFYRSLFTCQITGESPQHITIRVQSHLFQDSIILSCIHAKCTQQDREDLWNALLQDKPAFNPWFLVGDFNVVTNTEEKRGGLPFRPSEGSDFLNFMALAGVSDAGFSGSRFTWCNNRSGTARIWKRLDRLLLCGSAMELPYQFMVQHLGRDPSDHAPLLLSVDTRLDNKPKPFRFLNIWTTHPDFLGVIKDCWVHPVNGSPLQVLASKLRNVKNALKQWSRTTFGDIFEGVRSAERVVTESETAYDLDPTEQRRSELHHARARLRRALVVEEGFWRQKARVKWLSDGDRNTKYFHSLVTERRRRAVIHRVRGTAGEWIEGECQIGEAAVGFFKDLFTAEGDLPSLTGLEIIPKLITDQENSRLTDIPSLTEVKDIVFAMDGESAAGPDGFTGKFFTFAWEVVASDLYRAVVSFFCGAELPRSITATSIVLLPKVENPQDFKHFRPISLCNFTNKIISKLLSARLAMILPRIISPQQSGFVQGRQITDNFLLAQELVADIGKSNRGGNVVIKLDMMKAYDKVSWPFLLQVLRYFGFSETWIDMIWRLISNVWFSVLVNGGSNGFFRSSRGLRQGDPISPALFVIGAEVLSRTLNTLPTQRGFTPFKVPPHCSIITHLAFADDVIIFSSGAKSSLRLIKRVLDDYNEASGQRINPQKSCFLTHPRAPSQRAAVVNQILGYNKRDFPIRYLGCPLYTGRSKKVYYTDIYNAVANRILSWKNQILSLGGRVVLIQSVLSSMPIHLLAAASPPKGMLMVIEKLFAKFLWGSSNFGDKFHWIRWADLCRPKDEGGVGLWGLKQVYDSFSIKLWWKFRQQQSLWAKFMSQKYCAGHHPCLADIGHPGSQVWQRMVTMQRFGEDNISWVVQEGALDFWHDNWMGSGALCDKVEVFHDHSVVDFVDRRAWNVDMLHQFLDGELVTQVLEIDPPTDRGNDTMVWALTNSGVFSTASAYSLIRQSNDNSWLFGRIWQQGLPVKVSFFMLRLLQGRLPLMDRLKRFGVCGPSRCLCCQNPQEEDLNHVFCSGEGARLVWRHFESTAGEFSGVHTVRHMVWSCWLRRGTNDRVKFLHNILPSVVCWVLWKARNEGVFEGRKMRIRPTVNRIVQFLHDFLQSRFPGVQPSAPTWEGLLLELGSHQRRMVIRPVYWVTPRRGYKLNSDGCSRGNPGRSGGGGLVRDSRGNFVFGYAEPFGVITSMQAELRALLWGVRHCVIRGCLELHLEADSLTLVHIVQGTSACPWRLQRDLDELMMFKQYFTSITHCYREANAPADHLANFGADSSAGHVFNTFSELPQLVRGAIRLDRLGFPTFRTRCLA; translated from the coding sequence ATGGATTGTTGCATGTTCAATCATTGGGGTTCTGTTTGGATTTTCTACCGGTCATTGTTTACGTGTCAGATTACAGGGGAGTCTCCCCAACATATAACTATTAGAGTACAATCTCATCTTTTCCAAGACTCCATTATTTTGTCTTGTATACACGCGAAGTGTACGCAGCAGGACAGAGAGGATTTGTGGAATGCACTTTTGCAGGATAAACCCGCCTTCAATCCTTGGTTTTTGGTGGGGGATTTCAATGTGGTCACAAATACAGAGGAGAAGAGGGGTGGATTGCCATTTAGACCGTCGGAGGGATCAGACTTTCTGAATTTTATGGCGCTAGCTGGTGTCAGTGATGCGGGATTCTCTGGGTCAAGGTTTACATGGTGTAATAATCGTTCGGGAACGGCGCGGATCTGGAAGCGTCTGGATCGCTTACTTCTGTGTGGAAGTGCAATGGAGCTACCGTACCAATTCATGGTGCAACATTTAGGCCGTGACCCGTCGGATCATGCTCCCTTGTTGCTATCGGTGGATACGAGGCTAGACAATAAACCCAAGCCGTTTCGTTTCTTAAACATCTGGACCACTCATCCTGATTTTCTGGGGGTTATCAAGGACTGTTGGGTTCATCCAGTCAATGGCTCTCCTTTGCAAGTATTGGCATCGAAGTTGAGGAATGTTAAAAATGCCCTCAAGCAGTGGTCTAGGACGACATTCGGGGATATTTTTGAAGGGGTACGTAGTGCAGAGCGTGTGGTAACCGAGTCTGAGACAGCATACGACCTCGATCCTACTGAGCAGCGACGGAGCGAGTTACATCATGCTCGGGCTCGATTGCGCCGAGCGCTTGTAGTTGAGGAGGGTTTTTGGAGACAAAAGGCGCGGGTTAAGTGGCTTTCGGACGGAGATAGGAACACCAAATATTTCCACTCCTTGGTTACGGAAAGGAGACGTAGGGCAGTAATTCATCGAGTCAGGGGTACTGCTGGAGAGTGGATCGAGGGGGAATGCCAAATTGGGGAGGCAGCGGTGGGTTTCTTTAAGGATCTTTTCACGGCAGAGGGGGATCTTCCCTCCCTTACCGGTCTGGAGATCATACCTAAATTGATAACAGACCAGGAAAACTCACGGTTAACGGACATTCCATCTCTTACAGAAGTTAAAGACATAGTCTTTGCTATGGATGGAGAGAGCGCAGCCGGCCCGGACGGGTTTACAGGGAAATTCTTTACCTTTGCTTGGGAGGTAGTGGCATCGGATTTATACCGGGCGGTTGTCAGCTTTTTCTGCGGTGCTGAACTACCTAGGAGTATCACGGCTACCTCAATTGTGTTGCTGCCAAAAGTGGAGAACCCCCAAGATTTTAAGCATTTTCGTCCAATCAGTCTGTGCAACTTTACTAACAAAATCATCTCCAAGCTGTTATCGGCAAGGTTGGCGATGATATTACCCCGGATTATATCTCCACAGCAAAGCGGGTTTGTCCAAGGGAGGCAGATTACAGATAATTTCTTGTTAGCTCAGGAGTTAGTAGCCGATATCGGGAAATCAAATCGGGGTGGCAATGTGGTCATCAAGTTAGACATGATGAAGGCTTATGATAAAGTCTCATGGCCCTTTCTCCTACAGGTGCTACGATATTTCGGATTCAGTGAGACCTGGATAGACATGATTTGGCGCTTAATATCGAATGTGTGGTTCTCGGTACTTGTTAATGGTGGTTCAAACGGTTTTTTCAGATCTTCACGGGGTTTACGGCAAGGGGATCCAATTTCACCAGCCTTATTCGTTATCGGAGCTGAGGTGCTGTCTAGAACCCTCAACACGCTACCCACACAAAGAGGATTTACTCCGTTCAAAGTTCCTCCTCATTGTTCTATAATTACGCATTTGGCATTCGCCGATGACGTGATTATCTTTTCCAGTGGGGCCAAGTCATCCCTACGTCTGATTAAACGGGTTTTGGATGATTATAATGAGGCATCAGGTCAGCGAATCAACCCTCAGAAGAGTTGTTTCCTTACTCATCCACGGGCACCATCTCAGAGGGCAGCGGTTGTTAACCAGATACTAGGGTATAATAAACGCGACTTTCCAATACGGTACCTTGGTTGTCCCTTGTATACCGGAAGGAGCAAGAAGGTTTACTATACGGATATATACAATGCGGTGGCGAATCGGATTTTGAGTTGGAAAAACCAGATATTATCGCTAGGAGGCAGGGTGGTGTTGATTCAGAGCGTGTTATCCTCTATGCCAATTCACTTGCTGGCAGCCGCGTCCCCTCCAAAAGGGATGTTGATGGTCATAGAGAAATTGTTCGCCAAGTTCTTGTGGGGATCTTCGAATTTCGGGGATAAATTCCATTGGATACGTTGGGCAGATTTGTGTCGGCCGAAGGATGAAGGGGGTGTAGGCCTGTGGGGTTTGAAACAGGTCTACGACTCATTTTCCATTAAACTCTGGTGGAAATTTCGACAACAACAATCATTATGGGCAAAGTTTATGTCCCAGAAGTATTGTGCAGGTCATCACCCTTGTCTTGCTGATATTGGGCATCCGGGATCCCAAGTTTGGCAGAGGATGGTTACAATGCAGCGTTTTGGGGAGGATAATATTAGCTGGGTAGTTCAGGAGGGGGCTTTGGACTTTTGGCATGATAATTGGATGGGGTCAGGTGCGCTTTGTGACAAGGTTGAGGTCTTCCATGATCATTCGGTGGTTGATTTTGTAGATCGGCGGGCTTGGAATGTGGACATGCTCCATCAATTCTTGGATGGAGAATTGGTTACGCAGGTTTTGGAGATTGACCCTCCTACCGATAGGGGAAATGATACAATGGTATGGGCATTGACGAACTCGGGTGTTTTTTCCACTGCATCGGCTTACTCATTGATCCGTCAATCCAATGACAATTCTTGGCTTTTTGGTCGTATATGGCAGCAGGGTCTTCCAGTCAAGGTTTCTTTCTTTATGCTGCGACTACTACAGGGGAGGCTCCCTCTTATGGATCGCCTAAAGAGGTTTGGGGTTTGTGGCCCATCTAGATGCTTGTGTTGTCAGAATCCCCAGGAGGAGGATTTGAATCATGTGTTTTGCTCAGGAGAAGGGGCACGATTGGTCTGGCGACACTTCGAGAGTACTGCTGGTGAGTTTAGTGGGGTGCATACGGTGCGTCATATGGTGTGGTCTTGTTGGTTAAGGAGGGGGACTAATGATCGTGTAAAGTTTTTGCATAATATACTTCCTTCGGTGGTATGCTGGGTTTTATGGAAGGCTAGGAATGAAGGGGTGTTTGAAGGTCGGAAGATGAGGATCAGGCCTACGGTGAATCGGATTGTTCAGTTTCTGCATGATTTCCTTCAGTCACGGTTCCCGGGGGTGCAGCCTTCTGCCCCTACATGGGAAGGGTTGCTTCTCGAATTAGGTAGTCATCAAAGGCGGATGGTTATTAGGCCAGTTTACTGGGTAACTCCACGTAGAGGCTATAAGTTGAATTCAGATGGATGTTCTCGGGGGAACCCAGGAAGGAGTGGGGGGGGTGGGCTTGTGCGGGATAGTCGAGGAAATTTTGTATTCGGCTACGCGGAGCCCTTCGGGGTGATAACCAGCATGCAGGCGGAACTTCGAGCGTTGCTATGGGGCGTTAGACATTGTGTGATTCGAGGGTGCTTGGAGTTACACTTAGAGGCGGATTCTCTCACCCTGGTTCACATTGTTCAAGGGACTAGTGCTTGTCCTTGGCGTTTACAGAGAGATCTGGATGAGTTGATGATGTTCAAGCAATATTTCACATCGATCACACACTGCTACAGGGAAGCAAACGCACCTGCAGATCATTTGGCAAATTTTGGTGCTGATTCTAGTGCAGGTCATGTGTTTAATACATTCTCAGAATTGCCGCAATTGGTTAGGGGGGCTATTAGATTAGATCGATTAGGATTTCCTACGTTTCGTACACGGTGTCTGGCATGA
- the LOC113750808 gene encoding LOW QUALITY PROTEIN: carboxyvinyl-carboxyphosphonate phosphorylmutase, chloroplastic-like (The sequence of the model RefSeq protein was modified relative to this genomic sequence to represent the inferred CDS: deleted 1 base in 1 codon): MSAFMDPAMHFPVKTTATFSVSKPGLKLDQIGLAKKAIAPSKSSTVVPTIASRMETSDTRIHHLIEKEVAVVVPSCFDALSAALLEKTGFKAGCISGYAPSASLLAKPDLGLLMPPEMAERARSVCSAVPFMPIIADAESGGENALNIQRTIKDLIAAGAAGCFLEDQAWPKPSVCTLMIPRLQAGADASLVETPRSLEELIEIGEKTTGYRVCYMVEGGVTPMLTPEELKSYGYHLIVHPLTTLYASAHAMLDVLKALKDEGSTRDHLDRMATFEEFNQLLSLGSWIKLEAWISNLRYGACKS, encoded by the exons ATGTCGGCATTCATGGATCCGGCGATGCATTTCCCCGTGAAAACCACCGCTACGTTCTCTGTTTCCAAGCCTGGGCTGAAGCTGGACCAGATTGGGCTTGCAAAAAAAGCCATTGCCCCCTCGAAGAGCTCGACTGTTGTACCAACTATTGCTTCGAGAATGGAGACGTCCGATACCCGTATCCACCACTTGATCGAGAAGGAAGTAGCAGTGGTGGTGCCCAGTTGCTTCGACGCCCTGTCAGCTGCTCTGCTGGAGAAAACCGGGTTCAAAGCTGGCTGTATCTCCGGTTATGCTCCTTCTGCTTCCCTCCTCGCAAAACCCGACCTCGGTTTGCTCAT gCCACCGGAAATGGCAGAGAGGGCTAGGTCGGTTTGTTCCGCAGTGCCATTCATGCCTATCATTGCTGATGCTG AATCTGGTGGTGAGAATGCTCTCAACATTCAGAGGACCATCAAGGACTTGATTGCTGCAGGTGCTGCTGGTTGCTTCTTGGAG GATCAGGCATGGCCTAAGCCAAGTG TGTGCACGCTCATGATACCAAGATTGCAGGCTGGAGCTGATGCTTCCTTAGTGGAGACACCAAGATCCCTTGAGGAGCTCATAGAAATTGGAGAAAAAACTACTGGATACAGAGTATGTTACATGGTAGAAGGTGGTGTAACTCCCATGCTTACACCTGAGGAGCTCAAATCATATGGTTATCACTTGATTGTTCATCCGTTGACAACTCTTTATGCCTCTGCACATGCCATGCTTGATGTTCTGAAGGCACTGAAGGATGAAGGATCTACAAGGGATCACCTGGACAGGATGGCTACTTTTGAGGAATTCAATCAGTTGCTGAGTTTGGGTTCTTGGATC AAGCTTGAAGCTTGGATCTCAAACTTGAGATATGGTGCATGCAAATCATGA
- the LOC113750809 gene encoding uncharacterized protein LOC113750809, with product MDREQEEMQFLGLFGIYAEAYKVVFRWRKIFSKITLSLILPLSFIFLAHIELSHLLKIKVIHTENQLHRAQSEPQKSKKLTDLNWYNITYLTFLLIFSLLSTAAVVYTIACIYTGREITFKKVMSVVPKLACVVSVLEDSYGIKAMMKSQELIKGKMLISIVIFFKLNLSLAAIQLLFYAHVVHGGWRFGVLHRLGLGMLCLLLLFKLILFGLVIQTIVYFVCKSYHHENIEKSALSDHLEAYLGEYVPLKSKDVQLEQYEYDA from the exons ATGGATAGAGAGCAAGAAGAGATGCAATTTTTAGGCCTTTTTGGGATCTATGCAGAAGCCTACAAAGTGGTTTTTAGATGGAGAAAAATCTTCAGCAAAATCACCCTATCTTTGATCCTTCCACTATCCTTCATTTTCTTGGCTCATATAGAACTATCCCATCTACTCAAGATAAAAGTCATCCACACTGAAAACCAATTGCATCGTGCCCAATCAGAGCCTCAAAAAAGCAAGAAACTCACTGATTTGAATTGGTACAACATCACTTACCTCacatttctcctcattttttcTCTGCTTTCCACTGCTGCTGTTGTTTACACGATTGCCTGCATATATACCGGCCGAGAAATAACCTTCAAGAAGGTCATGAGTGTTGTCCCAAAG TTGGCCTGTGTTGTGTCTGTTTTAGAAGACTCATATGGGATCAAAGCTATGATGAAAAGCCAGGAattaatcaaagggaagatgcTGATTAGCATAGTTATATTTTTTAAGCTGAATTTGTCCCTTGCTGCAATTCAGCTGTTGTTTTATGCTCATGTTGTTCATGGTGGATGGAGATTTGGAGTATTACACCGTTTGGGATTAGGGATGCTGTGTTTGTTGCTGCTTTTCAAGTTGATTCTCTTTGGATTGGTGATTCAGACAATTGTCTACTTTGTTTGCAAGTCTTATCACCATGAAAACATTGAGAAGTCAGCCCTGTCGGATCATCTTGAAGCTTATTTGGGGGAATATGTGCCTTTGAAGTCCAAGGATGTACAACTTGAGCAGTATGAATATGATGCTTGA